One Candidatus Methylacidiphilales bacterium genomic window carries:
- a CDS encoding NADH-quinone oxidoreductase subunit I — translation MVIARPSLKWYEKLYLPAILTGLRITLKHLLLRIIGKTKVTLEYPEQKWSLPPGYRGAPTLVKDEEGREKCVSCQLCEFICPPRAITIIPGEIPHDSPYAKVEKAPKEFFIDMTRCIYCGFCEEVCPEEAIFLRQDYAITGLSRSEMIHNKAKLYELGGVMQRPIKKWANK, via the coding sequence ATGGTCATCGCTCGCCCCAGTTTGAAATGGTATGAGAAACTCTACCTACCGGCAATCCTCACAGGGTTGCGAATCACCTTGAAGCATCTGCTCCTCCGAATTATAGGAAAAACTAAAGTAACGCTTGAATACCCAGAACAAAAATGGAGTTTACCGCCCGGTTATCGGGGCGCCCCCACCCTCGTCAAGGATGAAGAGGGACGTGAAAAGTGCGTGAGTTGCCAACTATGCGAATTTATTTGCCCCCCACGCGCAATAACCATCATTCCCGGCGAGATTCCTCACGATTCTCCCTACGCCAAAGTGGAAAAGGCTCCTAAGGAATTTTTCATCGACATGACACGCTGTATCTACTGCGGTTTTTGCGAAGAAGTCTGTCCTGAAGAGGCTATTTTTCTGAGACAGGACTACGCAATCACGGGTCTTTCAAGATCTGAGATGATCCACAACAAGGCAAAATTATACGAACTCGGCGGAGTGATGCAGCGCCCGATCAAGAAATGGGCTAATAAATAA
- a CDS encoding serine O-acetyltransferase has protein sequence MELESLVDAFLDSYAEHGGINHIDGINLPSKASIANILENLLHLLMPGFWGDTMENTDGLPQYTRNQLKTIVTQLSAEIEKSLEFAPVAGVRTPEVVYAFFTRLLSLRPILQKDAEAAFNGDPAATCIEEVILAYPGFEALAVYRIAHILYELRVPLIPRMMTEWAHGRTGVDIHPGARIGTSFFMDHGTGIVIGETCIIGDRVKIYHGVTLGARSTSGGQRLRGVQRHPIIEDDVTIYPGATILGGDTRIGARSVIGGNVWLTHSVPPDSLVTFHTPELLIRSRREEAITWEI, from the coding sequence ATGGAACTTGAATCACTTGTAGACGCCTTTCTGGACTCATATGCAGAGCATGGAGGCATCAACCACATCGATGGCATTAATCTTCCATCAAAAGCGAGTATCGCGAATATTTTGGAAAATCTGCTCCATCTTCTCATGCCGGGATTTTGGGGAGATACCATGGAGAACACGGATGGATTGCCACAATATACCCGGAATCAACTCAAAACCATCGTCACACAACTGAGTGCTGAAATTGAAAAAAGCCTTGAGTTCGCTCCTGTGGCGGGTGTGCGGACACCAGAGGTCGTTTACGCTTTTTTTACGCGTTTGCTTTCTCTGCGTCCGATTCTTCAAAAAGATGCTGAAGCTGCCTTTAATGGGGATCCGGCAGCGACGTGCATTGAGGAAGTCATTTTGGCTTATCCTGGATTTGAGGCTTTGGCGGTGTATCGCATCGCGCACATTCTATATGAACTTCGGGTGCCGCTCATTCCTCGAATGATGACGGAATGGGCGCATGGGCGCACTGGCGTGGATATTCATCCCGGCGCGCGGATTGGAACATCTTTTTTCATGGATCATGGGACTGGAATCGTGATTGGGGAGACTTGTATCATAGGCGATCGCGTTAAAATTTATCATGGTGTTACGCTCGGCGCGCGCTCCACATCGGGGGGACAACGTTTGCGTGGAGTGCAGCGTCATCCAATTATTGAAGATGATGTGACAATTTATCCTGGAGCAACGATTCTTGGTGGAGATACTCGCATAGGTGCGCGTTCAGTCATAGGCGGAAACGTCTGGCTCACGCATAGCGTTCCGCCTGATAGTTTAGTGACCTTTCATACGCCGGAGCTATTGATTCGCTCACGTCGTGAGGAAGCGATCACTTGGGAAATATGA
- a CDS encoding cysteine desulfurase translates to MRRIYLDYNATAPLSPTAEAVLAKCGGRLPQSSSYINYFPAFNASSMHAEGRIARAWVDEARWRVARCLGVQPHEIVFTSGGTESNNLAIIGAVLARLRNSAVGRLYVMTSAIEHHCVLASCQWLQRWFTVKTDFIPVDQTGIVCAEKIEDVSPPYPLLISVMAANNEIGTRQPVERIGQWTRKYGILFHVDAVQLAGRESLKAICQNADLVSFSGHKIGAPHGTGVLYVRSGVPLEPLIIGGWQELGRRAGTENAASLLALAAALEAAEADMQGESRRLFELVERLWQHIALLPNVRRNGHITQRIANTLNVTFLDLDQQTLLMALDLEGLSVSSGSACVVGTWQPSHVLAALGYSSEGATVRFSLGKETSEADVEEAAERVKKVVNRLRSINLR, encoded by the coding sequence ATGCGACGGATTTATCTTGATTACAATGCGACAGCGCCGCTCTCGCCCACTGCCGAGGCAGTTCTAGCTAAGTGTGGGGGGCGTCTTCCGCAATCTTCCTCTTACATAAATTATTTTCCAGCTTTCAACGCTTCCAGCATGCATGCTGAAGGGCGAATAGCTCGGGCATGGGTTGATGAGGCACGTTGGCGAGTAGCACGGTGCCTTGGAGTCCAGCCTCATGAGATTGTCTTCACCAGCGGTGGCACAGAAAGCAACAACCTGGCTATTATTGGTGCAGTCTTAGCAAGATTGAGAAATTCTGCTGTTGGTCGGCTTTATGTTATGACGTCTGCGATCGAGCACCATTGTGTGTTAGCGTCGTGTCAGTGGTTGCAACGTTGGTTTACCGTGAAGACGGATTTTATCCCGGTAGATCAGACTGGGATAGTTTGTGCAGAAAAGATTGAGGACGTATCGCCGCCTTATCCGCTGTTGATCAGTGTCATGGCAGCGAATAATGAAATCGGCACGCGACAGCCTGTGGAGAGGATTGGTCAGTGGACTCGAAAATATGGCATTCTGTTTCATGTCGATGCTGTCCAACTGGCGGGACGCGAGTCGCTCAAAGCCATCTGTCAAAACGCTGATCTTGTGTCTTTTTCTGGTCACAAAATTGGAGCTCCACACGGGACAGGTGTGCTTTACGTCCGATCGGGTGTGCCTCTGGAGCCGCTTATAATTGGAGGCTGGCAGGAATTAGGCCGAAGAGCGGGGACAGAAAATGCCGCTTCTCTATTGGCTTTGGCAGCGGCTTTGGAGGCGGCTGAAGCAGATATGCAGGGTGAGTCAAGAAGGCTCTTTGAGCTTGTCGAACGCCTCTGGCAACACATCGCTCTTTTGCCTAATGTGCGCCGAAACGGGCATATCACCCAACGTATTGCTAATACTTTGAACGTTACTTTTTTGGATCTTGATCAGCAGACTTTGTTGATGGCGCTGGATCTTGAGGGGTTGAGTGTTTCGAGCGGATCGGCTTGTGTGGTGGGGACGTGGCAGCCCTCGCATGTTCTGGCAGCTTTAGGTTACTCTTCTGAGGGCGCTACGGTGCGATTTTCACTTGGAAAAGAGACTTCTGAGGCTGATGTAGAAGAGGCTGCTGAGCGGGTGAAAAAAGTGGTGAATCGACTTAGATCCATCAATCTTCGCTAG
- a CDS encoding UbiX family flavin prenyltransferase, translating to MKRFVLAITGASGALYAQRLIDLIHKEGHELHVVCSPYALQVGQEELGGFRFPENIKKHNDRSMQAPFASGSTLFDAMIIAPCTMGTIGRIAHGYADSLITRAADVFLKERRRLILVPRETPWNLVQARNIVTLLEAGADVIPAMPSFYGHPKTIEELVDTVVARILDHLGIENDVARRWRDCRSTSED from the coding sequence ATGAAACGCTTCGTTCTTGCCATCACCGGCGCCAGTGGAGCTCTCTACGCACAACGCCTAATAGACTTAATCCACAAAGAAGGGCACGAACTTCACGTCGTCTGCAGCCCTTATGCCTTGCAGGTCGGCCAAGAAGAGTTAGGCGGCTTCCGTTTTCCCGAAAACATCAAAAAACACAACGATCGCTCCATGCAAGCCCCCTTCGCCAGCGGCTCCACCCTCTTCGATGCCATGATCATCGCCCCCTGCACAATGGGAACGATCGGACGAATTGCTCATGGCTACGCCGATTCACTCATCACACGAGCAGCAGATGTATTCCTAAAGGAAAGAAGACGTCTAATCCTCGTCCCACGCGAAACTCCTTGGAACCTAGTGCAAGCGCGCAACATCGTGACATTACTCGAAGCTGGGGCTGACGTTATCCCTGCGATGCCTTCATTCTATGGCCATCCAAAGACCATTGAAGAACTCGTAGATACCGTCGTAGCAAGAATCCTAGACCACCTCGGCATCGAAAACGACGTCGCCAGACGTTGGCGTGATTGCCGCTCCACTAGCGAAGATTGA
- a CDS encoding polyprenyl synthetase family protein, which produces MSPKPNGVERSSHDQPKLDLSREYLLVAEALQEVEQLIFSQAEEFDPAVAGYLDSIWRTKGKRLRPAITLFSAGTMGGISPAHIKLAMIVELIHLASLVHDDVMDHAELRRGVLTAYKRWGAEIAVLLGDCLFAHALKSCADLPPEAAREIASAANEVCSGEILQTQRQFDLNLDLDQYYKIIGMKTAALFRICAELSAVLHGCTAEQRFAMRQFGQTFGVAYQVYDDCLDFFHVENATGKTAGTDIEEGKITLPLLLMLQRVGEGEHQRIFGTILHGSRREKQRLSERVLNSDAMSDAVMVLENLFAQARAQLAHFGFNPYRQALESITRKIVAHLVELLRCSRSSALSGT; this is translated from the coding sequence TTGTCGCCAAAGCCCAACGGGGTGGAGCGATCCTCGCACGATCAGCCTAAATTGGATTTATCTCGTGAATATTTACTTGTGGCTGAAGCTTTGCAGGAGGTTGAGCAGCTAATTTTCTCTCAGGCTGAGGAATTTGATCCAGCCGTGGCGGGTTATCTGGATTCGATTTGGAGAACTAAAGGCAAGAGGCTAAGGCCGGCGATTACGCTTTTTAGCGCTGGCACGATGGGGGGGATAAGTCCTGCTCACATAAAGTTGGCGATGATAGTGGAGTTGATCCATCTGGCATCTTTGGTGCACGATGATGTGATGGATCATGCGGAGTTGCGGCGTGGAGTGTTGACAGCTTATAAACGGTGGGGGGCAGAGATTGCTGTGCTTTTAGGAGACTGTCTTTTTGCGCATGCACTGAAATCTTGTGCGGATCTTCCTCCGGAAGCGGCGCGTGAAATTGCTTCTGCTGCTAATGAGGTTTGTTCAGGTGAGATTTTACAAACACAAAGGCAATTTGATTTAAATTTGGATTTGGATCAATACTACAAGATTATCGGGATGAAAACGGCTGCGCTTTTTCGAATTTGTGCGGAGCTATCAGCAGTGCTTCACGGCTGCACTGCTGAGCAGCGGTTTGCGATGCGGCAGTTTGGGCAGACGTTTGGGGTAGCTTATCAGGTGTATGATGATTGTTTGGATTTTTTTCACGTCGAGAATGCGACAGGGAAAACTGCGGGGACGGATATAGAGGAGGGGAAAATTACTCTTCCGTTGTTGTTGATGTTGCAGCGTGTCGGGGAAGGGGAGCATCAGCGAATCTTTGGCACGATCTTGCATGGCTCGCGACGTGAGAAGCAGAGGCTTTCGGAGAGGGTGTTGAATTCTGATGCGATGAGTGATGCCGTGATGGTGCTTGAGAATTTATTTGCACAGGCACGTGCTCAACTGGCTCATTTTGGATTTAATCCGTATCGGCAAGCTTTGGAGAGCATAACGAGGAAGATTGTTGCGCATTTGGTTGAGCTTTTGAGGTGTAGCCGGTCTTCGGCGTTATCAGGCACATAG
- the holA gene encoding DNA polymerase III subunit delta, whose translation MSRPRSSSSKIYFFAGSDHGKVQQAAQHFFDQLKIDDPMNVEILDGRILSKSGEEAVEVLKKTQESILTRSFFGGEKVVWLKNVNFMDDSPLARYESVQTALDHFVDFLSKASLDEVTLIISALGVDKRRSAYKHLSTLATTEIHDEPDPRKLSRFEIQKLISDILQEKGLQASEEVCEYLFIALGIDTHALQSAAEKLLLYIGPHRHQVTLADAREMVFGQREAVVWDFCNAVLAKRQADALDLLRQLLLQKESDIGILIILAQQLRTVTLCAALLEEKLMRLIPKGDFAQAILEPQAEIYLPKKKSGETISPFQLGSAARHAKRQPLRRWVESLERLYETYLQMLRGTIDKEEALQLLVIELCA comes from the coding sequence ATGTCCCGCCCCCGATCCTCCTCATCCAAGATCTACTTCTTTGCAGGAAGCGATCACGGCAAAGTCCAACAAGCCGCTCAACATTTCTTCGATCAACTGAAAATCGACGACCCCATGAATGTCGAGATCCTCGATGGCCGAATCCTGAGCAAAAGCGGCGAAGAAGCTGTTGAAGTCCTAAAAAAAACGCAAGAAAGCATCCTTACACGATCTTTCTTCGGTGGCGAAAAAGTCGTCTGGCTCAAAAATGTCAATTTCATGGATGATAGCCCACTTGCCCGCTACGAAAGCGTCCAAACAGCTCTAGACCACTTTGTCGATTTCCTAAGCAAAGCCTCCCTCGACGAAGTCACGCTCATCATCAGCGCGCTAGGCGTTGACAAACGCCGATCCGCTTACAAACACCTCTCCACACTCGCCACTACTGAAATCCATGACGAGCCCGACCCAAGAAAACTCAGCCGTTTCGAAATCCAAAAGTTGATCTCCGACATCCTCCAAGAAAAAGGCCTCCAAGCAAGCGAAGAAGTCTGCGAGTATCTCTTTATTGCCCTCGGCATAGATACTCACGCCCTCCAATCCGCTGCCGAAAAACTCCTCCTCTACATCGGCCCACACCGCCACCAAGTAACCCTCGCCGATGCCCGTGAAATGGTCTTCGGCCAACGCGAAGCCGTAGTCTGGGACTTCTGCAACGCCGTGCTCGCTAAACGTCAAGCTGATGCCCTCGATCTTCTCCGCCAACTCCTCCTGCAAAAAGAATCCGACATCGGCATCCTCATCATCCTCGCTCAACAGCTCCGCACCGTCACCCTCTGTGCAGCTTTACTCGAGGAAAAACTGATGCGCCTCATCCCTAAAGGCGATTTCGCCCAAGCTATACTCGAACCACAAGCCGAAATTTATCTACCCAAAAAAAAATCCGGTGAGACCATCAGCCCCTTCCAACTCGGATCTGCAGCCCGTCACGCCAAAAGGCAACCACTACGCCGATGGGTCGAATCGCTCGAGCGCCTCTACGAAACCTATCTCCAAATGCTCCGAGGCACTATAGACAAGGAAGAAGCCCTACAGCTCCTCGTCATCGAGCTATGTGCCTGA
- a CDS encoding HIT domain-containing protein: MEHLWAPWRRQYVEKGREDNLSDTFAVIGQSLDDREHFVLSRSRAGYGVLNRYPYNTAHTLVVPYRKVAQIEDLSEAEWSDLTRLMLRIKGAIQRVYQPDGFNIGINLGSAAGAGIEEHLHIHLVPRWRNDANFMTTVGATRVHPSALEEVWQALRGVLESS, encoded by the coding sequence ATGGAGCATCTCTGGGCACCATGGCGTCGGCAGTATGTGGAGAAGGGACGTGAAGATAATTTGTCCGATACGTTTGCGGTAATTGGGCAATCGTTGGATGATCGGGAACATTTTGTGTTGAGTCGGTCGCGTGCGGGCTATGGGGTTTTGAATCGTTATCCTTACAACACAGCGCATACGTTGGTAGTGCCTTATCGCAAGGTGGCGCAGATCGAAGATCTGAGCGAGGCGGAGTGGTCGGATCTGACGCGGTTGATGTTGCGGATCAAGGGAGCGATTCAGAGAGTATATCAGCCGGATGGCTTTAATATCGGTATCAATTTAGGGTCGGCCGCTGGCGCGGGAATAGAGGAACATTTGCACATTCATCTGGTGCCACGTTGGAGGAATGATGCCAACTTTATGACGACAGTTGGAGCGACGCGCGTTCATCCGAGCGCGTTAGAGGAGGTTTGGCAAGCGCTGAGGGGCGTGTTAGAATCGAGCTAG
- a CDS encoding DUF3108 domain-containing protein has product MPLGSMFLRWGMCGMFFCFCITWVQAQRALSNAHVPWVNGEVLIYDVKWGLVKAAEALFKAEDLGDRWKFSLNLKTVGLVDAFYPVNSRFVSITEKGYWRSMGYFEDRNENRRVRRTSSTVDYWKKVGVFLNQTTGEKRMFRFKHEILHDLGSVLYGTRLADWERAGKRRVCVYERGKIKNGWIYFEKRVVESVAGWPKQRLWCLYGEPEPDSDGKVRGNVRMWLTDDKRRIPLYARVKFRWGTFEIELKEAFPYGLVNYERNLGASQIKARATASATKRP; this is encoded by the coding sequence ATGCCTCTTGGATCAATGTTTTTGCGGTGGGGAATGTGCGGGATGTTTTTCTGTTTTTGCATCACTTGGGTTCAGGCACAGCGTGCTTTGAGCAATGCGCATGTGCCTTGGGTGAATGGTGAGGTGCTTATTTATGATGTGAAGTGGGGTTTAGTGAAGGCGGCTGAGGCATTATTTAAGGCGGAGGATTTGGGGGATCGTTGGAAATTTAGTCTCAATCTGAAGACTGTTGGGTTAGTTGATGCGTTTTATCCTGTGAATTCCCGCTTTGTTTCGATAACGGAAAAAGGATATTGGCGGTCGATGGGTTATTTTGAAGATCGGAACGAGAATCGCCGCGTGCGGCGAACTAGTAGCACAGTAGATTACTGGAAGAAAGTCGGGGTCTTTCTGAATCAGACTACAGGCGAAAAACGGATGTTTCGTTTTAAGCATGAAATTTTGCATGATTTGGGATCGGTGTTGTATGGGACACGCCTTGCTGACTGGGAGCGTGCGGGAAAGCGGAGAGTGTGTGTGTATGAGAGAGGCAAGATAAAGAATGGATGGATATATTTTGAAAAGCGTGTTGTAGAGAGTGTTGCAGGGTGGCCTAAACAGCGATTGTGGTGTCTATATGGAGAACCTGAGCCGGATAGTGATGGCAAAGTCCGGGGGAACGTGCGGATGTGGTTAACTGATGATAAGAGGCGGATACCTCTCTATGCTCGGGTTAAATTTCGATGGGGAACCTTCGAAATAGAGCTGAAGGAAGCTTTTCCGTATGGATTAGTTAATTATGAGCGAAATTTGGGGGCGTCTCAAATTAAAGCTAGGGCAACGGCATCAGCTACTAAGCGGCCTTGA
- the hemW gene encoding radical SAM family heme chaperone HemW — MVRHLYLHIPFCAKVCPYCNFYVHGGSRQKHIKFVEALCREIELTYQIYPGEAETVFLGGGTPSLLSVDLFHKIAHTLRKTYLQSGSLQEFTIEVNPATVTPSKALAWFDAGVNRISLGVQSLNAQELKLLGRQHKPEDVQKTIRILREIGFTNVNFDLIFGLPGQDTQAWQYSLTQAVELQPEHISAYALTYEEDTPFFEALKTGTFTRSEALEAELFQLTYQILSESGYRPYEISNFSIQGYESMHNQAYWNGCDYLGFGPSAVSTIRNKRWKNIPSTDSYIEKLTSPSVASDLNELKVDIEVLNHDTLRKEKILLGLRTRNGLNINDPTLHIHEKQLEMLLQEKLIDVTPDKRIILTPQGRLVADAVALALI, encoded by the coding sequence ATGGTCCGGCATTTGTATCTACACATCCCGTTTTGTGCAAAAGTATGTCCTTACTGCAATTTTTATGTGCACGGAGGCAGCCGCCAAAAACACATTAAGTTCGTGGAAGCTCTCTGCAGGGAAATAGAATTAACCTATCAAATCTACCCAGGAGAGGCGGAAACGGTCTTTCTTGGCGGAGGAACCCCATCGCTCCTGTCAGTGGATTTATTCCACAAAATTGCCCATACCCTTCGGAAAACTTATTTACAATCAGGAAGTCTCCAGGAGTTCACCATCGAAGTGAACCCAGCAACAGTCACCCCATCAAAGGCTTTAGCTTGGTTTGATGCAGGCGTTAATCGTATCTCTCTGGGAGTGCAATCTCTGAATGCGCAGGAGCTCAAACTTTTGGGACGACAACATAAACCTGAAGACGTTCAAAAGACCATTCGGATTTTAAGAGAAATAGGATTTACTAACGTAAACTTTGATCTCATTTTTGGCTTACCTGGCCAGGATACACAAGCATGGCAGTATTCTCTTACACAAGCCGTGGAACTTCAACCCGAGCACATTTCAGCTTATGCTCTCACCTACGAAGAAGACACGCCGTTTTTTGAGGCTTTAAAAACAGGAACTTTTACGCGCAGCGAAGCTTTAGAAGCGGAGCTTTTTCAGTTGACCTATCAAATCCTGTCCGAAAGCGGCTACAGACCCTATGAGATATCCAACTTTAGCATCCAAGGATACGAATCCATGCATAATCAAGCTTATTGGAATGGATGTGATTATCTAGGCTTCGGCCCAAGCGCAGTTTCCACCATACGGAATAAACGTTGGAAAAACATACCCTCGACTGATAGCTACATCGAAAAGCTTACAAGCCCATCTGTAGCTTCAGACTTAAATGAACTAAAGGTAGATATTGAAGTCCTAAACCATGATACACTCAGAAAAGAAAAAATTCTTTTGGGGCTGCGCACTCGAAACGGGCTTAACATAAATGATCCCACACTCCACATTCATGAAAAGCAGCTAGAAATGCTGCTTCAAGAAAAACTTATAGATGTGACTCCCGATAAAAGAATTATTCTGACGCCTCAAGGCCGCTTAGTAGCTGATGCCGTTGCCCTAGCTTTAATTTGA
- a CDS encoding DUF4912 domain-containing protein, with amino-acid sequence MKQDPKKSEGNKTTSSRRSASKLSKTTNGANGKKSADKSQVPPVSGPSPNEPVLAELDDISLEASPIEGDPNVAKFVLTQERPEFHPTPAYEYLGELPHTYGSRTLYLVARDPHWLYAYWDLSSEQFREVQQQAHDGKVFLQIYFQDGTLAQQIHIFEHVKNWYIYANAPGRSFYAEIGSYRHDGSFQAITRSGIAYAPRDTMSPNTEARFVTLPFHISFQELWQILAGRGREGEELLEILARIQEEGGELPFPYPGAIPGTGRWEGDWSAMGAVLIRHIRMGSDVIQEVTHRPRMQWAGLPTSGSWPTSPSSETYHSAFRSGPRQFFMHVNAELIIYGGTDPRARLQIEGKEITMNPDGTFRYHFTFPDGTYYIPIKATSPDGLETREAVLSFLRMSYYKGQVDATAQPPLREPIGKIPA; translated from the coding sequence ATGAAACAAGATCCTAAGAAATCCGAAGGCAACAAGACAACTTCATCGCGCCGTTCAGCATCTAAGCTATCAAAAACTACAAATGGTGCTAACGGCAAGAAATCTGCTGATAAATCTCAAGTCCCTCCCGTATCAGGACCATCTCCGAATGAGCCAGTTTTAGCAGAACTCGACGATATCAGTCTTGAAGCGTCGCCAATTGAAGGTGATCCGAATGTCGCTAAATTTGTCCTCACTCAAGAAAGACCTGAGTTTCATCCTACTCCTGCGTATGAGTATCTTGGTGAATTGCCGCATACTTACGGAAGCCGCACGCTTTATTTAGTTGCGCGGGATCCGCATTGGCTGTATGCATATTGGGATCTTTCATCGGAACAATTTCGCGAAGTCCAACAACAAGCCCACGATGGAAAGGTCTTCTTGCAAATTTATTTTCAAGACGGGACTTTAGCTCAACAGATTCACATTTTCGAGCACGTTAAAAACTGGTATATTTACGCCAACGCACCGGGGCGATCGTTTTACGCTGAGATTGGCTCCTATCGGCACGACGGCAGCTTTCAGGCAATCACGCGATCTGGGATTGCTTATGCTCCAAGGGATACGATGAGTCCGAACACTGAGGCGCGTTTTGTGACTCTTCCCTTTCACATTAGTTTTCAAGAGCTTTGGCAGATTTTGGCTGGTCGGGGTCGGGAAGGGGAAGAGCTTCTCGAGATCTTGGCACGCATTCAAGAGGAGGGTGGAGAATTGCCGTTCCCTTATCCAGGGGCTATTCCTGGGACGGGGCGTTGGGAGGGCGATTGGTCAGCGATGGGAGCGGTGTTGATCCGTCATATCCGTATGGGCTCAGATGTGATTCAGGAGGTGACGCATCGCCCGAGAATGCAGTGGGCAGGCCTTCCGACCTCTGGTTCTTGGCCGACGAGTCCAAGTAGTGAGACCTATCATTCGGCTTTTCGCAGTGGTCCGCGTCAGTTTTTCATGCATGTAAATGCTGAGTTGATTATTTATGGAGGCACTGATCCGCGGGCGCGTCTGCAGATCGAGGGGAAAGAGATCACGATGAATCCTGATGGGACATTTCGTTATCATTTCACATTTCCTGATGGGACGTATTACATTCCGATCAAAGCTACTTCTCCAGATGGGCTCGAGACAAGGGAGGCTGTTCTTTCATTCCTTCGAATGAGTTATTACAAGGGGCAAGTCGATGCGACTGCTCAGCCTCCGTTGCGAGAGCCTATTGGCAAGATTCCTGCCTGA
- a CDS encoding polysaccharide deacetylase family protein has protein sequence MTRREWVKATVAAVLGATLFPWRDSLARSTKPLAKKGASLLEVPEGLEPFFVNSGPGYGRRIALTFDDGPCPGVTDVILRALERRNIQATFFMIGRRVQAAPSLGREVVAAGHEVGNHTLNHVPLSQYNSQRVYYEIARCQDIIEDQLRVSPHWFRPPYGAFRRNQGPIALSRYLGIAFWNVDPQDWRRPGVSKIINTVVSKTEPGSIILLHDIHEQTAEAVEPLLDELMDLEFTFTTMTRFLGLPYPIIPRAIPVSPDVPI, from the coding sequence ATGACGCGTCGGGAGTGGGTCAAAGCGACTGTTGCGGCTGTTTTAGGTGCGACCCTTTTCCCTTGGAGGGATTCTTTGGCTCGGTCAACTAAGCCTCTTGCTAAAAAGGGCGCGTCTCTGCTTGAGGTTCCTGAGGGGTTGGAGCCGTTTTTTGTTAATAGTGGTCCGGGCTATGGTCGGCGTATTGCCTTGACGTTTGATGATGGGCCATGTCCTGGGGTGACCGATGTGATTTTGCGTGCGCTTGAGAGGCGGAATATCCAGGCGACATTTTTTATGATTGGGCGTCGGGTGCAGGCGGCGCCGTCTCTGGGGAGAGAGGTGGTGGCGGCTGGCCATGAAGTTGGCAATCATACGCTGAATCACGTTCCGCTTTCGCAATATAATTCTCAACGGGTGTATTACGAGATTGCGCGTTGCCAGGATATTATTGAGGATCAGCTTCGGGTCTCTCCGCATTGGTTTCGGCCGCCTTATGGGGCGTTTCGGCGGAATCAGGGTCCGATTGCTTTGTCGCGGTATCTTGGGATTGCCTTTTGGAATGTCGATCCGCAAGATTGGCGGCGTCCTGGGGTTTCGAAGATTATTAATACGGTTGTGTCGAAGACGGAGCCGGGGTCGATTATTCTTTTGCATGATATTCATGAGCAGACTGCTGAAGCTGTTGAGCCGTTGTTGGATGAGTTGATGGATTTGGAGTTTACTTTTACGACGATGACGCGTTTTCTTGGGTTGCCGTATCCGATTATTCCTAGGGCTATTCCGGTGTCGCCTGATGTGCCGATTTGA